Proteins encoded in a region of the Peptococcus niger genome:
- the ylxM gene encoding YlxM family DNA-binding protein, translated as MSTTLGHLAEITRLFDFYAPLLTDKQRDLFTLYYEEDLSLAEIASAMDTSRQAVHSTLRRVESLLTDYENRLALAKKDEQYQAYYTQLEGAIKDLAGGDAKVFQVAMDVLSILKGGQNDGF; from the coding sequence TTGAGTACAACGTTAGGTCATCTTGCAGAGATAACGCGTTTGTTTGATTTTTATGCCCCCTTGTTAACGGACAAACAGCGGGATTTATTTACTTTATATTATGAAGAGGATTTGTCACTGGCGGAGATTGCCAGTGCTATGGATACTTCCCGTCAAGCCGTTCACAGTACCTTGCGGCGCGTGGAATCGCTTTTAACCGATTATGAAAATCGGTTGGCTTTGGCAAAAAAAGATGAGCAATACCAGGCTTATTATACACAGCTGGAAGGGGCTATAAAGGACTTAGCCGGCGGAGATGCCAAGGTCTTCCAAGTGGCCATGGATGTGCTCTCAATCTTGAAAGGAGGCCAAAACGATGGCTTTTGA
- the rpsP gene encoding 30S ribosomal protein S16: protein MATKIRLKRMGAKKKPFYRIVVADSRAPRDGRFIEEIGYYDPNKNPADIKVDAEKAQKWLSTGAQPSDTVRSLFKKAGVKKNA, encoded by the coding sequence ATGGCAACAAAAATCAGATTAAAACGCATGGGCGCTAAAAAGAAACCTTTTTATCGTATTGTCGTAGCTGACAGCCGTGCACCGCGTGACGGTCGTTTTATCGAAGAAATTGGTTATTACGATCCGAATAAAAACCCGGCTGATATCAAGGTTGACGCAGAAAAAGCACAGAAATGGCTTTCTACCGGTGCTCAGCCGTCCGATACAGTGCGCAGTCTTTTCAAAAAAGCAGGCGTGAAGAAAAATGCTTAA
- a CDS encoding YebC/PmpR family DNA-binding transcriptional regulator, translating into MGRIHNIEGKKNKMDSQRSASFTKHARNISVAARMGGGDPAYNATLKLAIDKAKADNMPNDNIQRAIKKGTGDNDSDKFEHITYEGYGPGGVAIMIDCLTDNKNRTAGNVRHLLDKNGGNLGTNGCVAFLFERKGAIAIDRAETPIGEDELMELVLENGAEDFISEADYFEVITGPEDFSPVLDACREAGASIITSDISMLPVTTVEADKSTSSKMEKLLNDLEADDDVQNVYTNAQ; encoded by the coding sequence ATGGGTCGTATACATAATATTGAAGGCAAAAAAAATAAGATGGACAGCCAACGATCGGCAAGCTTTACCAAACATGCGCGCAACATCAGTGTTGCAGCCCGTATGGGTGGCGGTGATCCAGCCTACAATGCAACGCTAAAATTGGCCATCGATAAGGCAAAGGCAGATAATATGCCCAATGATAACATACAGCGGGCTATAAAAAAAGGGACCGGCGATAACGATTCAGACAAATTTGAGCACATTACCTATGAAGGTTACGGTCCCGGTGGGGTTGCCATTATGATTGACTGCTTAACCGATAATAAAAACCGAACAGCCGGTAATGTCCGCCACCTCTTGGATAAAAATGGCGGCAACCTTGGTACCAACGGTTGTGTGGCCTTTCTTTTTGAACGCAAGGGGGCCATCGCCATTGATCGTGCAGAAACGCCGATAGGCGAAGATGAATTGATGGAGCTGGTACTTGAAAACGGTGCTGAAGATTTCATCAGCGAAGCGGATTATTTCGAAGTCATCACCGGACCTGAAGATTTTTCACCGGTATTGGATGCCTGTCGAGAAGCCGGTGCTTCGATTATCACCAGCGATATCAGCATGCTACCGGTCACCACTGTCGAGGCCGACAAATCAACTTCCTCTAAAATGGAAAAATTGCTCAATGATTTAGAAGCCGACGATGACGTACAAAATGTCTACACAAATGCTCAATAA
- the rimM gene encoding ribosome maturation factor RimM (Essential for efficient processing of 16S rRNA): MMSSSTSVGPMPKLRTVTVGQVQAAHGVHGELKIKPLCDDPKRFDDLDEIMLAHKEMVEKYTIRSRRYHKGSVLLQLDGLEDRNAAEAVKGYDCLIPFDQRRPLPPDRFYIDDLIGLSVYEDGICLGEIREVLQPGANDVYVVHGTDGKRIYVPALKTVVNRVDLAAGQMDVQLPAGLRDE, translated from the coding sequence ATGATGTCGTCATCGACATCCGTCGGCCCAATGCCTAAATTGAGAACGGTTACCGTCGGTCAAGTCCAGGCAGCACACGGCGTTCACGGTGAGTTGAAAATAAAGCCGCTCTGCGATGATCCCAAACGTTTTGATGACTTGGATGAAATCATGCTGGCGCATAAAGAAATGGTGGAAAAATATACCATCCGGAGCCGCCGATACCACAAGGGGAGCGTCTTACTACAGCTGGACGGCTTGGAAGACCGTAACGCTGCCGAGGCGGTTAAAGGCTATGATTGTCTCATCCCATTTGATCAGCGGCGGCCTTTGCCGCCGGATCGCTTTTACATTGACGATTTAATCGGCCTTTCCGTTTATGAGGACGGCATCTGCCTGGGAGAGATAAGGGAAGTGTTGCAACCCGGGGCAAATGATGTCTATGTTGTTCATGGGACCGATGGGAAAAGGATCTACGTGCCGGCGTTAAAAACGGTGGTAAATCGGGTTGATTTGGCCGCTGGCCAAATGGATGTGCAATTACCGGCCGGATTAAGGGACGAATAA
- a CDS encoding selenium metabolism-associated LysR family transcriptional regulator produces MLSDSLKVFITVADKKNFSKAAKALNLTQPAISFQIQTLEQYYQTMLFDRVNRHVKLTEAGELLLEYALSMNDLQSQLERKMQQLTGHVKGTLMIGASRTVGEYIMPYIICAFKNEYTDVDITLEIYNTKHVEELVLSNHLDVGLVESQVKHDELMFQSILEDELVIVVPITHPWAEREEVTLDELAGEPFIIREPGSGSRLVFEQALIDAEFDVESLNIIMEIGNITAIKSAIISGLGISVMSKWAARDMVEGKMASIVRIKDLKMPRRFNILLNENHFESEACSHFIHYLAEADLEKILEQK; encoded by the coding sequence TTGTTAAGTGACAGCTTAAAGGTATTTATTACCGTTGCTGATAAAAAGAATTTTTCGAAGGCCGCTAAGGCATTGAATTTAACGCAACCGGCCATCAGTTTTCAAATACAAACCTTGGAACAGTATTATCAAACCATGTTGTTTGACCGTGTAAACCGCCATGTCAAATTGACTGAAGCTGGTGAACTTTTACTGGAATATGCCTTATCAATGAATGATTTACAAAGTCAGTTGGAACGTAAAATGCAGCAATTGACAGGACATGTCAAGGGCACCTTGATGATTGGCGCCAGCCGAACGGTTGGTGAATATATTATGCCCTATATTATTTGTGCTTTTAAAAATGAATATACGGATGTGGATATCACCTTAGAAATTTATAATACGAAGCACGTTGAAGAATTGGTGTTATCAAACCATCTGGACGTCGGTTTAGTGGAAAGTCAAGTCAAACACGATGAACTAATGTTTCAGAGCATCTTAGAAGATGAATTGGTGATTGTTGTTCCGATAACGCATCCCTGGGCAGAACGTGAAGAAGTGACGCTGGATGAACTGGCAGGAGAGCCATTTATCATTCGGGAGCCGGGGTCCGGTAGCCGCTTGGTCTTTGAACAGGCCCTCATTGATGCGGAATTTGACGTTGAATCTTTAAACATCATCATGGAGATTGGCAATATTACGGCGATTAAATCTGCCATCATCAGCGGATTGGGCATCTCCGTTATGAGCAAGTGGGCTGCTAGAGATATGGTGGAAGGCAAGATGGCTTCTATTGTCCGGATAAAGGACTTAAAAATGCCGCGTCGATTTAATATTTTGCTCAATGAGAACCATTTTGAATCAGAAGCCTGCAGTCATTTCATTCACTACTTGGCGGAAGCAGACTTAGAAAAAATTTTGGAACAAAAGTAA
- a CDS encoding CBS domain-containing protein, whose product MLAKDIMTRDVITIRPEIDLKEAATVFVEHNISGAPVVDRNNRLVGILTEGDLVKQQKPLQKPLYLMFLDSAFPINYKNMKSEVEALTATTVSELMTPYPLTLPEYADISEVAQLMLTKQVNRIPIVNEEDELLGIVTRQDIIRATYLEDCNG is encoded by the coding sequence ATGCTGGCAAAAGATATTATGACCCGTGATGTGATCACCATACGCCCTGAAATTGATTTAAAGGAAGCAGCGACGGTTTTTGTCGAGCACAATATCAGTGGTGCGCCGGTGGTGGATCGCAACAATCGGTTGGTGGGAATTTTAACTGAGGGTGACTTGGTTAAGCAGCAGAAACCTCTTCAAAAACCGCTGTATCTGATGTTTTTAGATAGCGCCTTTCCCATCAATTACAAAAATATGAAGTCTGAAGTGGAAGCCTTGACGGCCACAACGGTGTCTGAACTCATGACGCCTTATCCGCTGACCTTGCCGGAATATGCGGATATCTCTGAAGTGGCCCAGTTGATGCTGACCAAACAAGTGAACCGCATCCCCATTGTCAATGAAGAAGATGAATTGCTTGGCATTGTCACCCGTCAGGATATTATTAGGGCGACCTATTTAGAGGATTGTAATGGGTGA
- a CDS encoding deoxyuridine 5'-triphosphate nucleotidohydrolase, translating to MIYFEKVSAKQFAEDAEKNGYSVLDIKAVYRKISLPVRATAGSAGYDFYTPFQIHLSPGESICIPTGIRAAMPEGVVLLLMPRSGLGIRYRLQLANTIGVIDSDYYGALNEGHILTTITNDSKKGDVLTLAAGERFMQGVFLPHLLCDDDEALAQRTGGFGSTGEKNLDSKG from the coding sequence ATGATTTATTTTGAAAAAGTCAGTGCAAAACAGTTTGCAGAGGACGCTGAAAAAAACGGATATTCTGTTTTGGACATCAAAGCGGTTTATCGCAAGATCTCCTTGCCGGTCCGTGCCACGGCCGGCAGTGCGGGATATGATTTTTACACGCCCTTTCAAATTCACTTGTCACCGGGTGAAAGCATTTGCATTCCAACGGGCATCCGTGCAGCCATGCCTGAAGGGGTGGTGCTTTTGCTGATGCCGCGCAGCGGTTTAGGGATTCGCTATCGCTTGCAATTGGCGAATACCATTGGCGTTATTGACAGCGACTACTACGGCGCACTAAATGAAGGTCATATTCTGACCACGATTACCAATGACAGTAAAAAAGGGGACGTCTTGACCCTGGCTGCCGGAGAGCGATTTATGCAGGGTGTTTTTTTACCCCACCTTCTTTGCGATGATGACGAAGCTCTTGCCCAGCGGACGGGAGGCTTCGGCAGTACCGGTGAAAAAAATCTTGACAGTAAGGGATAA
- a CDS encoding threonine/serine exporter family protein: MGEHLDTELSYHRLLSTTIDLGVLLLVNGAEIYRVEESMQRILKAYGIESTDVFAIPNLIILSMETADKETVTKTRRVYARGTNYRIVCEVNDYVRYICAQKPPLAEVRQHTQEIRRGPVYGFPTQLFAAALIGFFFTLFFDGTLKDAVVAMSAVALAKALCMQMERFHANAFFVTLVASLIHTTVATGCSLFMPDLHLGRIITGTLMILVPGIAFTTAIRDMIARDLLAGMIAGLECTLVGSAIAIGSTVGYWAVSEGWKWLT, translated from the coding sequence ATGGGTGAGCACCTGGATACAGAATTAAGTTACCACCGATTGCTGAGCACGACAATTGACTTGGGCGTGCTCCTTTTAGTTAATGGTGCTGAAATATACCGGGTGGAAGAATCGATGCAACGTATTTTGAAAGCCTATGGCATCGAAAGCACCGATGTTTTTGCCATCCCGAATTTGATCATTTTATCGATGGAAACAGCAGATAAAGAAACGGTGACCAAAACGCGCCGTGTTTATGCCAGGGGCACCAATTATAGAATTGTTTGCGAGGTCAATGATTATGTGCGGTATATTTGTGCGCAAAAACCACCCCTGGCTGAAGTGCGTCAGCATACGCAAGAAATTCGCCGAGGACCTGTTTATGGGTTTCCGACCCAGTTGTTTGCAGCTGCTTTGATTGGCTTTTTCTTTACCTTGTTTTTTGACGGTACCCTTAAAGATGCTGTGGTGGCCATGTCTGCCGTTGCCTTGGCCAAAGCACTTTGTATGCAAATGGAACGTTTTCATGCCAATGCTTTTTTTGTCACCCTAGTAGCAAGCCTGATCCACACAACGGTAGCAACAGGCTGTTCTTTATTTATGCCAGACCTTCACCTCGGACGCATCATCACCGGTACCTTGATGATATTGGTTCCAGGTATTGCCTTTACAACGGCTATTCGTGATATGATTGCGCGTGACCTTTTGGCCGGGATGATAGCCGGGCTGGAATGTACCTTAGTCGGTAGTGCGATAGCCATCGGCAGTACCGTCGGTTATTGGGCGGTTTCAGAAGGGTGGAAATGGCTGACATGA
- a CDS encoding YlqD family protein produces the protein MSEEKLTVMGKVTYKQVVTQAYKEKALAEVDEQIAKIDEELANFDKQMDKTMTELTLKAHPQIEQLRQQFNMERQKIAVYREQIESGKQAVDILAEGEEVTAGEGNFVTELAVGEPFNLNLNREVVIKDDVVIDIRRPNA, from the coding sequence ATGAGCGAAGAAAAATTAACTGTTATGGGCAAAGTGACCTACAAACAAGTGGTTACACAAGCCTATAAAGAAAAAGCCTTAGCTGAAGTTGATGAGCAGATTGCGAAAATTGACGAAGAACTGGCTAATTTTGATAAACAAATGGATAAAACCATGACCGAACTGACGTTGAAGGCACATCCGCAAATTGAACAATTGCGGCAGCAATTCAACATGGAACGGCAAAAAATTGCTGTTTACCGGGAACAAATTGAAAGCGGTAAGCAAGCGGTTGATATTTTAGCTGAAGGGGAAGAGGTGACGGCCGGTGAGGGCAACTTTGTCACCGAATTGGCCGTTGGTGAACCCTTCAACTTGAACCTGAACCGCGAAGTGGTCATCAAAGATGATGTCGTCATCGACATCCGTCGGCCCAATGCCTAA
- a CDS encoding selenium metabolism-associated LysR family transcriptional regulator, which yields MLNDSIRVFLMVVEKKSFSKAAKALFLTQPAVSFQIQMLEEHYSTRLFDRVSRNIILTESGELLYKFATEMNNMQQHLEKDMQELNSTIIGRLRIGASNTIGEYIAPYILGTFKKRHPKVTLSLDVSNSDEIEMAIHGTTLDVGLVEGPPVGKDLESIPFLDDELVVITSPNHPWAKHDSISVFELDKYPFISREKGSGTRAEIEHHLKLAGFSANNLNVMMRLGSTTALKTAVKSGYGFTIVSRWAIKNDLKAGTLAMVKLKEEEFKRRFRIVYHKKKFKTQANEEFLRFLKTEQFF from the coding sequence ATGTTAAATGATAGCATTCGTGTTTTTTTAATGGTTGTTGAAAAGAAAAGCTTTTCAAAGGCAGCAAAAGCCTTATTTTTAACGCAACCGGCTGTGAGTTTTCAAATTCAAATGTTGGAAGAACATTACAGTACGCGTCTTTTTGACCGCGTCAGCCGCAATATTATACTGACGGAAAGCGGTGAGTTGCTTTATAAATTTGCGACAGAAATGAACAATATGCAGCAGCATCTTGAAAAAGATATGCAGGAGCTGAACAGTACCATCATTGGTCGCCTGCGCATTGGGGCAAGTAATACCATTGGTGAGTACATTGCCCCTTATATTCTTGGGACCTTTAAAAAACGTCACCCTAAAGTAACCCTATCCCTGGATGTGTCTAATTCAGATGAAATTGAAATGGCCATTCACGGTACAACTTTGGATGTGGGTCTGGTAGAGGGACCACCGGTTGGAAAAGATTTGGAATCCATTCCATTTTTAGATGATGAATTGGTGGTAATCACCAGTCCTAATCATCCCTGGGCAAAACATGACAGCATATCCGTTTTTGAATTGGATAAATACCCCTTTATTTCTCGAGAAAAAGGATCGGGCACGCGGGCTGAAATTGAACACCATCTTAAGCTGGCCGGTTTTTCCGCAAATAATTTAAATGTGATGATGCGCCTGGGCAGCACCACCGCCCTAAAAACAGCGGTGAAAAGCGGTTACGGTTTCACAATTGTGTCGCGTTGGGCCATCAAAAATGATTTAAAGGCTGGGACCTTGGCGATGGTCAAACTTAAAGAAGAAGAGTTTAAACGACGCTTTAGAATTGTTTACCATAAGAAAAAATTTAAAACGCAAGCCAATGAAGAATTTTTACGGTTTTTAAAGACAGAGCAGTTCTTTTAA
- the ffh gene encoding signal recognition particle protein, with protein MAFDGLADRLQDVFSKITGKGKISEADLKDVLKEVRLALLEADVNYKVVKSFVAHIKDRALGSEVMESLTPGQQVVKIVHDELTQLMGGEQEKIQIASQPPTVIMMVGLQGSGKTTTSGKLARYMRDKMKKRPLLVACDVYRPAAVKQLEVLGDQLDIPVYSEGTDESPVDIAVRAREHARSHNNDVVILDTAGRLHIDAALMEELEGIKAAVDPSEILLVIDAMTGQDAVSVADGFNETLAITGLVLTKLDGDTRGGAALSVKEVTGCPIKFIGMGEKLDALEPFHPDRMANRILGMGDVLTLIDKAQEAFDEEEAQKIQERIINQSFTLEDYLAQMTQMQQMGDMDSLLEMVPGLNKKALKNVKIDAREMERSKAVILSMTKAERQSPKIINGSRRKRIAAGAGVRVQDVNRLLKQFDQSQTLMKQLTQMAGGKGGKKKRLPFFGL; from the coding sequence ATGGCTTTTGACGGATTGGCGGATCGCCTACAAGATGTTTTTTCTAAAATCACTGGTAAAGGCAAGATTAGTGAAGCAGACTTAAAAGATGTTTTAAAAGAAGTGCGACTGGCTTTACTGGAAGCAGACGTTAACTATAAAGTGGTTAAGTCTTTTGTCGCTCACATTAAGGACCGCGCCTTAGGCAGTGAAGTGATGGAAAGCCTGACACCCGGCCAGCAAGTGGTTAAAATCGTCCACGATGAATTAACCCAGCTGATGGGTGGCGAGCAGGAAAAAATCCAAATTGCCTCCCAGCCGCCAACAGTAATTATGATGGTCGGCTTGCAAGGGTCCGGTAAGACAACCACCTCCGGTAAATTGGCCCGCTACATGCGGGATAAAATGAAAAAAAGACCTCTTCTGGTGGCGTGCGATGTTTATCGACCGGCTGCGGTCAAGCAATTGGAAGTGCTCGGTGACCAGCTGGATATTCCTGTTTATTCGGAAGGTACGGATGAAAGCCCGGTTGATATTGCCGTGCGGGCCCGGGAGCATGCGCGGTCACACAACAATGACGTGGTTATCTTGGATACGGCCGGCCGCCTGCACATTGATGCCGCTCTGATGGAAGAGTTGGAGGGCATTAAAGCGGCTGTGGATCCCAGCGAAATTTTACTGGTGATCGATGCCATGACGGGTCAAGATGCCGTTAGCGTGGCAGATGGGTTTAATGAGACCTTGGCCATTACCGGACTGGTCCTCACCAAACTGGATGGGGATACGCGCGGTGGTGCCGCCTTGTCCGTTAAGGAAGTGACCGGTTGCCCGATTAAGTTTATCGGGATGGGTGAAAAACTGGATGCGCTTGAACCCTTTCATCCGGACCGCATGGCCAACCGTATTTTGGGGATGGGCGATGTCTTGACGCTCATTGATAAAGCGCAGGAAGCTTTTGACGAGGAAGAGGCGCAGAAAATCCAAGAACGGATTATCAACCAATCCTTTACCTTGGAAGATTATTTAGCACAAATGACCCAAATGCAGCAAATGGGGGATATGGATTCTCTTTTAGAGATGGTTCCGGGGCTTAACAAGAAGGCTTTAAAGAATGTTAAGATTGACGCAAGGGAAATGGAACGCAGTAAAGCTGTGATTCTTTCCATGACCAAAGCAGAGCGTCAAAGCCCGAAAATCATAAATGGCAGTCGCCGCAAGCGCATTGCGGCAGGTGCAGGCGTGCGCGTGCAAGATGTCAACCGACTGTTAAAACAATTTGACCAATCGCAAACGCTGATGAAACAATTAACACAAATGGCCGGCGGAAAAGGCGGTAAAAAGAAACGGTTACCCTTTTTCGGGCTGTAA
- a CDS encoding KH domain-containing protein produces the protein MEALVKHLVQALVDYPEAVEVRIKESDTAVNVTVQVAGEDMGKIIGKQGRIANALRTVLKAVGARMHKKVYVEIVE, from the coding sequence ATGGAAGCACTGGTCAAACATTTGGTGCAGGCACTGGTGGATTATCCGGAAGCGGTTGAAGTTCGTATCAAAGAGAGCGACACAGCCGTTAACGTAACAGTGCAAGTCGCCGGCGAAGATATGGGCAAGATTATCGGTAAACAAGGCCGAATTGCCAATGCTTTGCGCACGGTGCTCAAAGCGGTAGGCGCTCGTATGCATAAAAAAGTGTATGTTGAAATTGTAGAATAA
- a CDS encoding threonine/serine exporter family protein encodes MADMIYIFSFFSCIGFALLYNLRGQLVFWTSLGGALGKLAFDLNVIAGEAFDFFIASIALAIYAEIMARVTKVPVMVYLIVGVLPIVPGAGVYRAIENFINGNIPVSMRYATNSLVACGAIALAFILVSSIVRIFKLRRFPLLKQHQKLDFRLRMK; translated from the coding sequence ATGGCTGACATGATCTATATTTTTTCTTTTTTTTCCTGCATTGGTTTTGCGCTTCTGTACAATTTGCGCGGTCAATTGGTCTTTTGGACATCTTTAGGCGGTGCCTTGGGTAAGCTGGCCTTTGATTTGAACGTCATTGCCGGAGAGGCCTTTGACTTTTTTATAGCATCCATTGCCTTGGCTATTTACGCTGAAATTATGGCGCGTGTTACGAAGGTGCCCGTTATGGTTTATCTGATTGTTGGTGTTTTGCCGATTGTACCTGGTGCCGGGGTCTACCGAGCTATCGAAAACTTTATCAATGGCAATATCCCTGTATCCATGCGATATGCAACCAATTCGTTAGTGGCCTGTGGTGCGATTGCGCTGGCTTTTATCTTGGTATCGTCAATCGTGCGTATTTTTAAATTGCGGCGTTTTCCCTTGTTAAAGCAGCATCAAAAATTGGATTTTCGGTTGCGGATGAAGTAA
- a CDS encoding 4Fe-4S dicluster domain-containing protein: MNVLGWGAQKLLGRITANADLCVRCRSPLATCSLCADICPEKGIVLTDKGPLVERCRACGRCVRDCPERVYTLDSFLLADYCRGKACPVIGCTHDVSGASVDGRISCFTQLEPEWLATVLQHVSQLILYVDQESCRPCVNSWSAEALIGRMEQLSLPYRERLTIVQNPGDLLGFQDPTSNRREFIAAGWQRLQKTGKAEWQLQTAHYFSAAEGRPISRRALLMRPYQKYPKASWQEELPYRRLRATACQFCGACAAICPREALRIDETEMGKALSYAPVLCSQCGLCQDVCPVSGLHWDAPLRIGDLANPSWDILLEVPLETCSVCGDGFYEWPAPENHCCRFCRR, encoded by the coding sequence GTGAACGTTTTAGGATGGGGGGCTCAAAAATTATTGGGCCGCATAACAGCGAATGCAGACCTGTGCGTTCGCTGCCGGTCCCCTTTGGCGACTTGCTCTTTATGTGCAGATATTTGCCCTGAAAAAGGGATTGTATTAACGGATAAGGGACCGCTCGTTGAGCGCTGTCGGGCTTGCGGACGTTGCGTTCGTGATTGCCCGGAGCGGGTTTATACCCTTGACAGCTTTCTGTTAGCTGACTATTGCCGCGGAAAAGCTTGCCCGGTCATCGGCTGTACCCATGATGTAAGTGGTGCGTCGGTTGATGGACGCATCAGCTGTTTCACCCAGTTGGAACCGGAGTGGTTGGCAACGGTTTTACAGCATGTCTCCCAACTGATTCTCTATGTTGATCAAGAGTCCTGCCGGCCTTGTGTCAACAGTTGGTCGGCAGAGGCCCTGATAGGGCGGATGGAACAGCTTTCCCTGCCCTATCGGGAGCGACTGACCATTGTCCAAAATCCCGGTGACCTGCTGGGCTTCCAAGATCCAACAAGCAACCGTCGGGAATTTATTGCTGCAGGCTGGCAACGGCTGCAAAAAACCGGCAAGGCGGAATGGCAATTACAAACCGCGCACTATTTTTCAGCAGCAGAAGGGAGGCCCATATCGCGTCGGGCCCTCCTTATGCGACCCTATCAAAAATACCCGAAAGCGTCTTGGCAGGAAGAATTGCCCTATCGACGATTGCGGGCGACGGCTTGTCAATTTTGTGGCGCTTGTGCAGCTATTTGTCCCCGTGAGGCACTGCGGATTGATGAAACAGAGATGGGTAAGGCGCTGAGTTATGCGCCGGTATTGTGCAGCCAATGTGGTTTGTGTCAAGATGTATGTCCCGTTAGCGGCTTGCATTGGGATGCGCCCTTGCGTATCGGTGACTTGGCTAATCCAAGTTGGGATATTTTGCTAGAAGTGCCTCTTGAAACCTGCTCTGTATGCGGTGACGGTTTTTATGAATGGCCGGCACCGGAGAATCATTGCTGCCGATTTTGTCGCAGGTAA
- a CDS encoding sensor histidine kinase, whose translation MHESKANEWIYYVAQIGHDLRTPLNIIKGFGELLDQEMAGPLNPKQHIYTKKIIQESDALLYVINQLLDWARLSGDKVVLSPERADLYLLGLEIQGQFELRMEQTGVQLINDIPKGTVVELDRNKFRQVLVNIVDNAFKFTQSGGEVHLAIRQDDAHLYLDIRDSGRGMNPEQVGRIFNAFDTAGEAVEADGHGAGLGLWIARSIVQAHGGTLLAESVPGLGSTFTISLPKGADAL comes from the coding sequence ATGCATGAGTCAAAGGCAAACGAATGGATTTATTATGTGGCACAAATTGGCCATGATCTGCGGACGCCATTAAATATCATTAAAGGGTTCGGCGAATTATTGGATCAAGAAATGGCCGGGCCGCTAAATCCTAAGCAACATATTTATACGAAAAAAATTATCCAGGAATCGGATGCCTTGCTTTATGTGATCAATCAACTGCTCGATTGGGCAAGGCTATCCGGTGACAAAGTCGTGCTGTCTCCTGAACGGGCAGACCTTTATTTACTGGGCCTGGAAATTCAAGGTCAGTTTGAACTGCGCATGGAGCAAACCGGTGTTCAACTGATTAACGATATCCCTAAAGGTACGGTTGTTGAGCTGGATAGAAATAAATTTCGTCAGGTTTTGGTGAATATTGTCGACAATGCCTTTAAATTTACCCAGTCCGGCGGAGAGGTTCATCTGGCCATTCGCCAGGATGATGCCCATCTGTATTTAGACATAAGAGATAGCGGACGGGGGATGAACCCGGAGCAAGTGGGGCGTATTTTTAACGCCTTTGACACTGCCGGAGAGGCAGTGGAGGCTGACGGCCATGGCGCCGGCTTGGGCTTGTGGATTGCCCGGTCTATTGTACAGGCGCATGGAGGAACCTTGCTGGCGGAAAGCGTGCCTGGCCTAGGGTCTACTTTTACCATTTCCTTACCAAAAGGTGCTGATGCGCTGTGA